The sequence GGGTCCCGCAACATGCTCGGAACGCAATATGTCAAAGGGAAAATCGCATGCGTCTGCTGAAAAAATTCGCGCTCACTGCTGCTGCTGTCATGATGGTAGCCGGTGCTGCCCAAGCTGCTGATAAAATTCTCATCGGTACCGAGGGTGCTTATCCTCCGTTCAACGAACTGACGTCCGATGGCAAACTGGTCGGCTTCGACATCGACATGGCCAACGCGCTGTGCGAGGAAATGAAAGCCGAGTGCGAGTTTGTTGTACAGGATTGGGACGGCATGATCCCTGCCCTGATCTCAGGCAAGTTCGATGCCGTGATCGCTTCCATGTCGATCACTCCGGACCGTCTGAAAAAAGTCGACTTCTCCAAGAAATACTACAACACGCCGGGTGGCCTTGCCGTTGCCAAGGATTCCGACATCACCAGCACCGACATTGCCGCTCTTGAAGGCAAGGTGATTGGCGCTCAGTCCTCTACCACCCACTCCAACTTCGCCGAACAGAAGCTGACGGGCGTCGAGCTGAAACTCTATCCGACCACGGACGAGTATAAACTCGATCTGGAAGCCGGTCGTCTTGACGGCGTTGTCGACGACATCGTGCTGCTGTCCGATTGGGTCAATTCCGATGCAGGCGCT is a genomic window of uncultured Cohaesibacter sp. containing:
- a CDS encoding ABC transporter substrate-binding protein, whose amino-acid sequence is MRLLKKFALTAAAVMMVAGAAQAADKILIGTEGAYPPFNELTSDGKLVGFDIDMANALCEEMKAECEFVVQDWDGMIPALISGKFDAVIASMSITPDRLKKVDFSKKYYNTPGGLAVAKDSDITSTDIAALEGKVIGAQSSTTHSNFAEQKLTGVELKLYPTTDEYKLDLEAGRLDGVVDDIVLLSDWVNSDAGACCKVVGAFPIVPEIHGEGAGIAVRKGETELADKFSAAIAAIRANGKYKEINDKYFTFDVYGD